The sequence CGATTGGTGGATTGCACTGGTGTCATCGGCATTTGGAACTATCGGCCACATAGATGAGCCACTTGTTCTGTATAGACAGCACGGCAGTAATGATACGGGTGCAAAGAAGTACTCTATTAAATATTTTTTAGGTAGGGCTATGAAATTCAGAGATTCTATAGAGTCTAATAAAAAAATTATTGACCAGGGTAGAGATTTTTATTCTATTTATAGCAATGTCCTTACGAAAGAGCAAAAAGAGGTTGTTTATAATTTCATTACGCTTTTTGAAACAGGAAGGCTCAGGAGGGCTTATAGGATATTTAAGTATAGATTTTTCAAATATGGCTTTTTAAGAAATTGTGGCTTTGTCTGTGTGATGCTAATTTCAAATAAAAGAGGTGTAAAGACAGAAATTAAAAGATAATATCAAATATAAAATTATTTCTATGGTGATGGGATATGGCATTTAAATTTATAGAAACAGTAATTCCAGAAGTAATAATGGTTAAGCCAAAGGTGTTTGAAGACGAAAGAGGCTTTTTCTTAGAGAGTTATAAAAAATCAGATTTTATAAAAGCTGGAATATATAAAGAGTTTATCCAGGATAATCATTCCAGATCAGTTAAGGGAGTCTTAAGGGGCCTTCACTACCAACTAAACCCGAAAGCTCAAGGAAAGTTGATAAGGTGTATAAAGGGCAAGATATTCGACGTGGCAGTGGATATAAGGGAAAATAGTCCCACATTTCTAAAATATGTAGCAGCAGAGCTTTCAGAAGAAAATAAATTTATGTTATGGATACCTGAGGGATTTGCACATGGGTTTCTTACCTTATCAGATGAGGCAGAAATCATTTACAAGGTGTCTGGCAACTCATATTCTCCAGAACATGACAGATCAATTCTCTGGAATGACCCTGAGATTGGAATAAATTGGCCATTAGAAGGTGAACCAATTCTGTCAAAAAAGGACAGAGAAGCGCCGCTTTTGCGCTATGCAGAGATTAATTTTGTATATGATGGAAGATAGTGAGAAATTCAGTGTCAAATTTTAATTTTTACAAGGATAATTTTAAGCTTAAACCAGGTTTTAAGTTAGGAATATATTTTTTGTATATTAAAATTATTTAAATTCAATTTTAATCAGGAGGCAAACATTGAATCTCGGTAACGCAAAAGAAAACAGACTATTTGTGATAAATAATGAGAAAAGATATTTTGCGACCGCAGATGATATACACCCAGAGATAGAAAATAATTCGCTTTCGTATATTGTCAAAGCTATAACGGATAATTCTACAGTGCTTGATGTTGGCTGTTCGTATGGTTACTTAGGCGAATGGCTAACAAAGAATAAAAACTGTCAAGTATATGGAATAGATATAGATGAAGAAGCTTTAGGGTATGTGAAAGAAAGAGGATACTACAAAGATGTATTTCATTTAGACCTTGATTACCCCCAAAATACAAAAGATGAATTTGAGAGATTTGCAAAACTACAAAATATTTTTGATTTTGCAATATGTGCAGATGTTTTAGAGCACCTAAAGAATCCTACAAATGCATTGGATTTTATTTCTTCAAAGCTTAAATTAGGCGGACAGGTTTTAATTAGCATACCTAATATTGCACATATGGATATAATCCTAAACTTATTAGAAAGTAAATTTAATTATTCTGAGTTTGGCATATTAGACAATACTCATTTAAGATTTTTTACGAAAAAGTCATTTGCTGAATGGATAAAAAACGCCAATGAATTTTACAAAGACAAGGGGTTTAAATTTGATGCTAAATATCTGGGCGCTACTACGTATGTTTCAGAATTTTTGGTAGATGTCAAAAATAATCATGCTGAATTATATAGTAAAATATTGGGGATTAATAATGAGCTTGAAATATTGCAGCATATTTTTGTACTAACTAAGGTTAATAGTTTTGCAAATACTTATAACTTAGATGAAATAATAAACACAGTAAACTACCCCAATGCTTTTTCAATTATTGCTTCAAGCATATCCTCTTTAGAAAATGAATTAACATTCAAAGATTCACATATTCAAGAACTAAACTCCAAAGTAGCCTCATTAGAGAACGAATTAGAATCAAGAGAGGTTGAAATCAAAAATCTAAATAACGAGCTTACAAACAAAGATTCATATATTCAAGAACTAAACTCCAAAGTAGACTCTTTAGAAAACGAATTAATTTCTGTTTTGCAAAGCAGAAGTTGGCGCTATACAAGGCCGATAAGAAAACTCTTACATAAATTGAAACTGAACAAAAAATAAAGGGGATAGAGGATATGTTTAAAATTGCCAGATTACTTAGTTTCTTTAGAAAAAGATATGTCATAAAGAAGAGTAGATTATTTGATGAAATATATTATTTAAAGTCATATCCAGATGTAAGAGCTGCTGATGTAGATCCAATAAAACACTATATATTATTCGGTGCAAAGGAAAGAAGAAATCCCAGTCCATATTTTCAGACTGCTTTTTATTTAGATAAATATCCAGATGTAGCCCAAAGCGGTATAAATCCACTCTTGCATTATATTTTATTTGGTGCAAAAGAAGGAAGATGGCCAAATCCTGAGTTTGACTCAGGATATTACTTGTTAGCAAACCCAGATGTTAAAAAGGCAGGATTAAATCCACTTCTACACTATATATTATTTGGACAACATGAAGGCAGAAAAGCAAAAGGCAACAGTGAAGTGAGATTATTAACAATTCAAAATGAGCCTACAAAACTTATAAAACTATTGAGATTAATTAATAAAACGCATATCAAAAAGAGCATTGATTACATAAGAATGTATGGATTAAAAGCGTTTTTTAGAAAAGTTAAGATGAAATTGGTTAGTGATAAAAGAATACAATTTTTAGATGATATGGACCATGATATTCTTTATCAATGTTGGATAACTCAGAATGAGCCATCGGTAGAGGAATTGCTTGCCCAAAGAACTACAAAATTTAACTACGAACCCAAAATAAGTATTATTGTACCTGTTTGGACTACACCAAAGCAATTTCTAATTGATATGATAGAGTCAGTATTGAACCAAACGTATTCAAATTGGGAACTATGTATTGCAGATGGTGCAAGCAAAGAAGCCTATGTAAAAGATGTGTTAGAAGAATATATCAAAAAAGACGATAGAATTAAAGTAAAATATCTTTCTGAAAATAAAGGAATTGTTGGGAATTCAAATGAAGCTTTAAGCATATCAACAGGTGATTATGTTGCTTTGTTAGATCATGATGACACATTAGCTCCATTTGCATTATTTGAAGTAGTAAAGGCAATAAATGAAAACGAAAATGCAGATTTTATATATTCTGATGAAGATAAAATCTCAGAAGATGGTACTAAAAGATTTAATCCACATTTTAAGCCAGATTGGAGTCCTGATACACTTAGAAGCTACAACTACATAGCGCATTTATCAGTAATAAAGAAAGAGCTTTTAAATGAAGTTGGTTGGTTTAGAGAAGGATATGACGGCTCTCAAGATTACGATCTGATACTTAGGTGTACAGAAAAAGCAAAGAAAATAGTACATATCCCTAAGATTTTATATCATTGGAGAATATCCCAAAATTCAACTGCTCAAAATCCGAATAGCAAATTATATGCATTTGAATCTGCTAAAAAACTTTTAAAAGATCATTTGGATAGAATTAGATTAAAGGGAAAAGTAAGGGACGGCTTGTTTCTTGGATCTTATAAAATAGACTACGATATAACTCGCAACTATAAGATTTCAATAATAATTCCAAACAAAGATCACAAAGAAGACCTTGAAAGATGTATTAACTCTATCTTGAGTAAGTCTACATATAAAAATTACGAGATTATAATAGTTGAAAATAGCAGTACCCAAGAGAAGACTTTTAAATATTATGAATACCTACAAAATAAATACAACAACATTTTCATATTGGAGTGGAAAGATGCATTTAATTATTCAGCTGTCAACAATTTTGCAGCTAAGTATGCTAAAGGTGATATATTACTTTTTTTAAATAACGATACTGAGGTTATAAATAAAAATTGGTTAGAAGAAATGATTCAATATGTTCAAAGAAAAGATGTAGGTGCTGTTGGTGCAAAATTATACTATCCTGATGATACGATTCAACATGCCGGCGTCATCATAGGGATGCTTGGAATTGCGGGACATTCTCACAGGTATTTCCCTAAAAATTCTTTTGGATATTTTGGGAAGTTAGGAATTGTACAAAACTTATCAGCAGTAACTGGTGCATGTTTAATGATGCGTAAAGACGTTTTTAATGAAGTTGGAGGATTTGATGAGGAATATCCTTTAGTATTTAATGATGTAGAT comes from Thermodesulfobium acidiphilum and encodes:
- a CDS encoding class I SAM-dependent methyltransferase; protein product: MNLGNAKENRLFVINNEKRYFATADDIHPEIENNSLSYIVKAITDNSTVLDVGCSYGYLGEWLTKNKNCQVYGIDIDEEALGYVKERGYYKDVFHLDLDYPQNTKDEFERFAKLQNIFDFAICADVLEHLKNPTNALDFISSKLKLGGQVLISIPNIAHMDIILNLLESKFNYSEFGILDNTHLRFFTKKSFAEWIKNANEFYKDKGFKFDAKYLGATTYVSEFLVDVKNNHAELYSKILGINNELEILQHIFVLTKVNSFANTYNLDEIINTVNYPNAFSIIASSISSLENELTFKDSHIQELNSKVASLENELESREVEIKNLNNELTNKDSYIQELNSKVDSLENELISVLQSRSWRYTRPIRKLLHKLKLNKK
- the rfbC gene encoding dTDP-4-dehydrorhamnose 3,5-epimerase, which produces MAFKFIETVIPEVIMVKPKVFEDERGFFLESYKKSDFIKAGIYKEFIQDNHSRSVKGVLRGLHYQLNPKAQGKLIRCIKGKIFDVAVDIRENSPTFLKYVAAELSEENKFMLWIPEGFAHGFLTLSDEAEIIYKVSGNSYSPEHDRSILWNDPEIGINWPLEGEPILSKKDREAPLLRYAEINFVYDGR
- a CDS encoding glycosyltransferase family 2 protein — its product is MFKIARLLSFFRKRYVIKKSRLFDEIYYLKSYPDVRAADVDPIKHYILFGAKERRNPSPYFQTAFYLDKYPDVAQSGINPLLHYILFGAKEGRWPNPEFDSGYYLLANPDVKKAGLNPLLHYILFGQHEGRKAKGNSEVRLLTIQNEPTKLIKLLRLINKTHIKKSIDYIRMYGLKAFFRKVKMKLVSDKRIQFLDDMDHDILYQCWITQNEPSVEELLAQRTTKFNYEPKISIIVPVWTTPKQFLIDMIESVLNQTYSNWELCIADGASKEAYVKDVLEEYIKKDDRIKVKYLSENKGIVGNSNEALSISTGDYVALLDHDDTLAPFALFEVVKAINENENADFIYSDEDKISEDGTKRFNPHFKPDWSPDTLRSYNYIAHLSVIKKELLNEVGWFREGYDGSQDYDLILRCTEKAKKIVHIPKILYHWRISQNSTAQNPNSKLYAFESAKKLLKDHLDRIRLKGKVRDGLFLGSYKIDYDITRNYKISIIIPNKDHKEDLERCINSILSKSTYKNYEIIIVENSSTQEKTFKYYEYLQNKYNNIFILEWKDAFNYSAVNNFAAKYAKGDILLFLNNDTEVINKNWLEEMIQYVQRKDVGAVGAKLYYPDDTIQHAGVIIGMLGIAGHSHRYFPKNSFGYFGKLGIVQNLSAVTGACLMMRKDVFNEVGGFDEEYPLVFNDVDICLKVRGKGYLVVWTPYAELYHHESKTRGFEDTPEKQERFKKEIELFKKKWGYILENCDPYYNPNLTLEREDFSYSRKPDV